A genome region from Armatimonadota bacterium includes the following:
- a CDS encoding DUF2795 domain-containing protein — MATFVDFRTPLKVEAYLDDIIFPCSRYEILRCAEENEAPDAILDAIESLPERRYRDVKEILGKFERI; from the coding sequence ATGGCAACATTTGTAGATTTTAGAACGCCTTTGAAGGTGGAAGCATATCTGGATGATATCATCTTCCCCTGTTCCCGCTATGAAATCCTGCGCTGCGCGGAGGAAAACGAAGCCCCCGACGCGATCCTCGACGCGATAGAAAGCCTGCCCGAGCGCAGATATCGGGACGTCAAAGAAATTCTCGGCAAGTTCGAAAGAATATAA
- a CDS encoding DUF2089 domain-containing protein, whose translation MAEEWYELTKMTNGAKVLVERVRIADKDVAIEGSFELPPLANLSAEDQVFVAAFVRCHGSIKQMEQTFGVSYPTIKSRLNRIGDELKFIEVASPVSQDEVLARLDRGEISVEEALEMMRR comes from the coding sequence TTGGCTGAGGAATGGTATGAACTTACCAAGATGACGAATGGCGCAAAAGTGCTGGTCGAACGGGTAAGAATTGCAGACAAAGACGTTGCCATAGAAGGCAGCTTCGAGTTGCCGCCACTGGCGAACCTATCGGCAGAGGATCAAGTCTTTGTAGCGGCATTTGTCCGCTGTCATGGTTCAATCAAGCAGATGGAGCAGACGTTTGGCGTAAGCTATCCCACAATAAAATCACGTCTGAACCGTATTGGTGATGAACTAAAGTTCATTGAAGTCGCCTCACCCGTATCACAAGATGAAGTTCTCGCAAGACTCGACCGTGGTGAAATATCGGTCGAAGAGGCATTGGAGATGATGAGACGATGA
- the uvrC gene encoding excinuclease ABC subunit UvrC, whose protein sequence is MPREIAKDTPDVGLDSLDWAVLESKYSVTLREKLSSLPTSPGCYLMKNASGEIIYIGKAKVLRNRVRQYFQKGTDHTRRIRRMVGEIADLTWIATDSELEAFILESNLIKKHHPSYNVRLRDDKSYPYIAITLSDEWPRVEFRRKLRMKPKEQDKYFGPYTDSEAVRDTMRLIRRVFRVPCGFKHPETSKGKACMYYHINQCTGVCAGKITHDEYMAVIDDVMEFLAGKRENLVKKLLAQMEEAAERLEFERAARIRDQVQAIQTLVARQKVISTALEDQDVIAMAADGCNTLAEMFFIRGGKLIGQEHYLLENACEDDLNESLREFIDQHYTTAPYIPPEILVNVDIADLDMTESWLRQKRGTKVTVHCPKRGERRQLVEMAKKNADLVLKQIKLKMSTDESRINDELGTLQSAIGLPTMPHRIEAYDISNIQGYYTVASLVVFEDGQPKKAHYRKFKIKQHDGKPDDYASMKEVVARRLTGSLRKTQAFTELPDLMLIDGGKGQLNAALEVIRESGEWRVEGGEPDVPPVVGLAKQHEEIYKSGRPDPIILPRNSKALHLIQRVRDEAHRFAVSYHRNLRGKTMRASVLNDIPGIGPKRRKELMKHFGSVEKIMDASIEDIADVPNMGKSAAVAVYDYFHRENEQ, encoded by the coding sequence ATGCCAAGGGAAATTGCTAAGGACACACCCGATGTCGGTCTCGACTCGCTTGACTGGGCTGTCTTGGAAAGCAAATATTCCGTAACGTTAAGAGAAAAACTCTCGTCTCTGCCCACATCGCCCGGGTGCTACCTGATGAAGAACGCATCGGGTGAGATTATATATATCGGCAAGGCAAAAGTACTGCGCAACCGCGTGCGGCAGTATTTCCAAAAGGGCACGGACCACACAAGGCGCATCCGCCGCATGGTTGGTGAGATTGCCGACCTGACGTGGATCGCGACCGATTCCGAACTCGAAGCATTCATCCTTGAATCCAACCTCATTAAGAAGCATCACCCCAGCTACAACGTCCGCCTGCGCGATGACAAGAGTTACCCTTATATCGCGATTACACTCAGCGACGAGTGGCCCAGGGTAGAGTTCAGGCGCAAACTCAGGATGAAACCAAAAGAGCAGGACAAATATTTCGGCCCATACACGGATTCTGAGGCCGTGCGCGATACGATGCGTCTGATACGGCGAGTGTTCAGGGTTCCATGCGGCTTCAAGCACCCTGAGACGTCAAAAGGCAAAGCGTGCATGTATTATCATATCAATCAATGCACAGGCGTCTGCGCGGGCAAGATTACTCACGATGAGTATATGGCCGTAATTGACGATGTAATGGAGTTTCTGGCCGGTAAGCGTGAGAATCTTGTGAAAAAGCTTCTTGCTCAGATGGAAGAGGCCGCAGAAAGACTCGAATTCGAGAGAGCTGCACGGATCAGGGACCAGGTTCAGGCGATCCAGACTCTGGTCGCGCGACAAAAAGTGATCTCGACCGCGCTTGAAGACCAGGACGTGATTGCGATGGCTGCAGACGGATGCAACACTCTGGCCGAGATGTTTTTTATCAGGGGCGGCAAGCTGATAGGTCAGGAACACTACCTGCTGGAGAACGCGTGCGAAGATGACCTGAATGAGAGCCTGCGAGAGTTTATAGACCAGCACTATACCACTGCTCCATATATTCCGCCTGAGATATTGGTTAATGTGGATATAGCCGACCTTGACATGACCGAGAGCTGGCTCAGGCAAAAGAGGGGAACCAAAGTCACTGTCCACTGCCCCAAGCGCGGCGAACGCAGGCAGCTTGTCGAGATGGCAAAGAAAAATGCCGACCTTGTCCTGAAACAGATCAAGCTCAAGATGTCGACTGACGAGTCGCGTATAAATGATGAACTCGGCACTCTGCAGAGCGCTATCGGCCTACCCACCATGCCTCACCGCATTGAGGCATACGATATTTCCAACATCCAGGGATATTATACGGTCGCGTCGTTAGTCGTGTTCGAAGACGGCCAACCGAAAAAGGCACACTATCGCAAGTTCAAGATCAAGCAGCACGATGGCAAGCCCGATGACTATGCTTCCATGAAAGAAGTGGTCGCGAGAAGGCTTACAGGTAGCCTGCGCAAAACCCAGGCATTCACTGAACTGCCTGACCTGATGCTCATTGATGGCGGCAAAGGCCAGCTTAATGCTGCGCTGGAAGTAATAAGAGAGAGTGGAGAGTGGAGAGTGGAGGGTGGAGAGCCGGATGTGCCGCCGGTGGTCGGGCTGGCGAAGCAGCACGAAGAGATATACAAATCCGGCAGGCCGGACCCGATTATTCTGCCGCGAAACTCCAAGGCGCTGCATTTGATCCAGAGAGTGCGTGACGAAGCGCACAGATTTGCCGTATCATATCATAGAAACCTTCGCGGCAAGACCATGCGCGCATCAGTCCTCAATGACATTCCGGGCATCGGGCCGAAACGTCGAAAAGAGCTGATGAAGCACTTCGGGTCGGTAGAGAAAATTATGGATGCGTCAATTGAGGATATCGCCGATGTTCCGAATATGGGAAAATCGGCTGCGGTGGCTGTATACGATTACTTTCACAGGGAGAATGAGCAGTGA
- a CDS encoding methylated-DNA--[protein]-cysteine S-methyltransferase codes for MKYYCVLKTKLGFIALAGIDGKLTHSTLPKSTRESALESLGAGIGSSFVEDCDAFGDLPGKLMDYANCRQVDFSDVQVDLSGYGKFHAAVLSACRNVPYGELTTYGDLAAAAGSKRAARAAGSAMACNNMPIIIPCHRVIASGGRIGGFSAGLEWKRTLLRLEGCDVCSKDG; via the coding sequence GTGAAATATTATTGCGTTCTCAAAACAAAGCTGGGCTTTATAGCGCTTGCAGGAATCGACGGCAAACTCACACACTCCACTCTGCCTAAGTCGACGCGTGAATCGGCACTTGAGTCTCTTGGTGCAGGAATAGGCAGTTCGTTTGTTGAAGACTGTGATGCGTTCGGTGATTTGCCCGGCAAACTTATGGATTACGCAAACTGCAGGCAGGTTGATTTCTCGGATGTGCAGGTTGATCTGAGCGGATACGGCAAATTTCATGCGGCTGTGCTATCGGCATGCCGGAACGTGCCTTACGGTGAGTTGACGACCTACGGCGACCTCGCGGCTGCAGCGGGATCGAAGAGAGCGGCCAGGGCTGCGGGAAGCGCAATGGCCTGCAATAACATGCCGATAATAATACCGTGTCATCGTGTTATCGCTTCCGGTGGGCGTATAGGCGGGTTCTCTGCCGGTTTGGAGTGGAAAAGAACTTTACTCAGGCTTGAGGGTTGTGATGTATGTTCAAAAGATGGCTGA
- a CDS encoding phage holin family protein: MFKRWLIGIVAILVTVWVLKQLPPIFNISWKSLWGPVVFVPVLAITNAILGTILKIISAPVSCLTLGLFGFVINAVVFWLAGTVTGAHMGFVASLVGSILYTIISAPLNSALKEKE, translated from the coding sequence ATGTTCAAAAGATGGCTGATTGGAATCGTAGCGATACTGGTCACCGTATGGGTCTTGAAGCAGCTTCCGCCGATCTTCAACATTAGCTGGAAGTCGCTGTGGGGACCGGTTGTGTTTGTGCCTGTTTTGGCGATTACAAACGCAATATTAGGCACTATTCTGAAAATAATCTCTGCACCTGTAAGCTGCCTGACACTGGGGCTTTTCGGGTTTGTCATTAACGCTGTTGTCTTCTGGCTTGCGGGAACCGTTACGGGTGCGCATATGGGATTTGTAGCTTCGTTGGTCGGGTCGATTCTATACACTATCATATCGGCGCCGCTCAACTCTGCGCTCAAGGAGAAAGAATAA
- the rapZ gene encoding RNase adapter RapZ, which yields MDSKKQLVIVTGMSGAGKSLAVATFEDLNFFCIDNLPPPLLPSAVDLWKSPKNPENIAIAIDVRAGQFFKDFLPVCKDIPKSRIEGFLRPIILFLNASDGELVKRFKETRRKHPLVTNERGILEAIKLEREMLADLQEQADKIIDTTNLEAEGLRRLIRQFFGPATAQERLMIAVVSFGFKHGVPLDADVVFDVRFLANPFWVPELRDKDGTTPEAQQYILSDPLTEPLLEKLFDLVEFSIPQYVKEGKAYLTIAIGCTGGKQRSVVVANELAKFLTSSNYVVRVEHRDLHQVRGQTDAR from the coding sequence TTGGACAGCAAAAAACAACTGGTCATAGTTACCGGGATGTCAGGTGCGGGAAAGTCGCTTGCGGTCGCAACATTCGAGGATCTCAACTTTTTCTGCATAGATAATCTCCCCCCTCCACTGCTTCCGAGCGCAGTGGATCTCTGGAAATCACCGAAGAATCCTGAGAACATTGCAATAGCGATCGACGTGCGTGCGGGTCAGTTTTTTAAAGATTTCCTGCCGGTGTGCAAAGATATACCTAAGAGCCGGATCGAAGGTTTTTTGCGGCCAATCATACTCTTTCTCAACGCTAGTGATGGTGAATTGGTAAAGAGGTTCAAGGAGACGCGCAGAAAGCACCCTCTTGTGACCAATGAGAGAGGAATTCTTGAAGCAATCAAGCTGGAACGAGAGATGCTTGCCGATTTGCAGGAACAGGCCGACAAGATCATCGATACAACCAACCTGGAAGCTGAAGGCCTTCGCCGTCTGATAAGGCAGTTTTTTGGCCCGGCCACCGCTCAGGAAAGATTGATGATCGCCGTCGTATCGTTCGGGTTCAAGCATGGAGTGCCGTTGGACGCTGATGTGGTTTTCGACGTCAGGTTCCTGGCGAACCCCTTCTGGGTGCCCGAACTTCGTGACAAGGATGGTACAACTCCCGAAGCGCAGCAGTATATTCTTTCTGATCCGCTCACTGAGCCTCTGCTGGAAAAATTATTTGACCTCGTGGAGTTCAGCATACCTCAATACGTCAAAGAGGGTAAAGCGTATCTGACGATTGCCATAGGCTGCACCGGCGGCAAACAGAGGTCGGTCGTAGTCGCCAATGAACTGGCCAAATTCCTCACGAGTTCCAATTATGTAGTGAGAGTGGAGCATAGAGACCTTCATCAGGTGCGGGGGCAGACTGATGCGCGTTAA
- a CDS encoding gluconeogenesis factor YvcK family protein has translation MRVKSIMSNLKWLYPGMKVKRWLMLVPVGVTAVIAGVVLLLNMHIVDLLGTVGTEAFRRFGVRLDKPGVQLPLGSGMIFAGLILIFASLRQVVRSITSVVSPEAQGKLADVIFQRRYLAQGHRIVVIGGGTGLSTMLRGLKQYSSNIVAVVTVTDDGGSSGRLKEEMGILPPGDIRNCLVALADAEPTMTKLFQYRFSQGDNSFEGHSFGNLLIAAMTQITGDFEKAIKETSQILAIRGLVLPATTDRVRLQAEFEDGSFVEGETNITKTPGAIKYMMLHPSNASPLEETLHSIELADAIVLGPGSVFTSIVPNLLVGGIPEAIEKSEAVKIYVCNVMTQPGETDGFTASDHVRAVARHSECRVFQHVLVNQERPTNELLDKYAQEKQYFVEPDIAEIRDMGYKPIVGDYISQTDVVRHDPEKLAEAIIKLSY, from the coding sequence ATGCGCGTTAAGTCTATTATGAGCAACCTGAAATGGCTCTATCCGGGCATGAAGGTCAAGCGGTGGCTGATGCTGGTGCCGGTAGGCGTGACGGCCGTCATCGCGGGTGTAGTTTTGCTGCTCAATATGCATATCGTGGACCTGCTGGGGACGGTCGGCACGGAGGCATTCCGCAGGTTCGGAGTCAGGCTAGATAAACCGGGCGTGCAACTGCCTCTCGGCAGTGGAATGATCTTTGCCGGGTTGATCCTGATCTTTGCGAGCCTGCGTCAGGTGGTCAGGTCAATTACGAGTGTCGTCAGCCCTGAGGCGCAGGGTAAGCTCGCCGATGTGATCTTCCAGAGACGGTATCTGGCGCAGGGGCATCGAATTGTAGTTATCGGAGGCGGCACCGGCCTGTCGACCATGCTGCGTGGTCTGAAGCAGTATTCGAGCAATATCGTGGCGGTGGTGACTGTGACCGACGACGGTGGCAGTTCGGGCCGTCTAAAGGAGGAGATGGGAATTCTCCCGCCTGGAGATATAAGAAACTGCCTGGTTGCGCTCGCGGATGCAGAGCCGACCATGACCAAGCTCTTCCAATACAGGTTCAGCCAGGGTGATAATAGTTTTGAAGGCCATTCGTTCGGCAATCTGCTTATTGCGGCAATGACTCAGATCACCGGTGATTTTGAGAAGGCTATCAAGGAAACGAGTCAGATCCTCGCTATTCGCGGTCTTGTCCTGCCCGCCACGACCGACAGGGTCAGGCTCCAGGCTGAGTTTGAGGACGGTTCATTCGTCGAAGGCGAGACAAATATCACCAAAACGCCCGGCGCTATAAAATATATGATGCTGCATCCGTCAAACGCAAGCCCGCTTGAGGAGACTCTGCATTCGATCGAGCTTGCGGATGCTATTGTGCTGGGCCCGGGCAGCGTCTTCACCAGCATCGTGCCGAACCTGCTTGTGGGCGGTATACCCGAGGCTATAGAGAAGTCGGAAGCGGTAAAAATATACGTGTGCAATGTCATGACCCAGCCCGGCGAGACTGATGGATTTACTGCATCGGACCACGTGAGAGCGGTCGCGCGGCATTCGGAGTGCCGGGTCTTCCAGCACGTGCTTGTAAATCAGGAGAGGCCTACCAATGAATTGCTTGATAAATATGCGCAGGAGAAGCAGTATTTTGTCGAGCCGGACATCGCCGAAATCCGCGATATGGGCTACAAGCCGATTGTCGGCGACTATATCAGCCAGACGGATGTCGTTCGACATGACCCGGAGAAGCTGGCTGAAGCTATTATCAAGTTGTCCTATTAG
- a CDS encoding Maf family protein, whose protein sequence is MPRHDVILASASPRREELLGLIFKEFWVMPSEFDESTVPHDLPPNEQVMYSSLMKARDVAAKNPKSLVIAADTIVVVDETILGKPCDRADAARMLKLLRGRTHQVYTGIAIVYCGDEHNAFECTDVTFSNLSDEVISRYVSSGEPMDKAGAYAIQGRGAVLIESICGCYFNVVGLPVHKLSMILNELGIPPLTC, encoded by the coding sequence TTGCCAAGACATGATGTAATTCTTGCCTCTGCCTCGCCACGGCGCGAGGAACTGCTCGGGTTGATATTCAAAGAGTTTTGGGTCATGCCCAGTGAGTTTGACGAATCGACAGTTCCACATGACCTTCCGCCCAATGAACAGGTGATGTACTCATCGCTTATGAAAGCCAGAGATGTAGCCGCGAAGAACCCAAAATCGCTCGTTATAGCTGCCGACACGATTGTAGTTGTCGATGAAACTATACTCGGCAAGCCTTGCGACAGGGCAGACGCTGCGCGCATGCTCAAGCTCCTCAGGGGAAGAACGCATCAGGTCTATACAGGTATCGCGATAGTCTATTGCGGAGATGAACACAATGCGTTCGAGTGCACTGATGTAACATTCAGCAACCTGAGCGATGAGGTCATATCACGTTATGTATCCAGTGGTGAGCCGATGGACAAGGCGGGCGCTTATGCGATACAGGGCCGCGGCGCGGTGCTGATCGAGTCTATATGCGGCTGCTACTTTAACGTTGTCGGGCTTCCTGTCCACAAGCTGAGCATGATCCTCAATGAGCTTGGTATTCCGCCATTGACCTGCTGA
- a CDS encoding metal ABC transporter substrate-binding protein, translating to MKTRYKFVLSAIAVLAVFIVAGCGHKTGMYAGKMQVAASIGPLGNFAKEVGGDLVDVHILVQPGASPHTYQLTTDQMEMLSKASVLVLNGVSLEFWADKAIDAADNPKMVVVKTADGLPIIDSAEDLDHPGGNPHVWLDPICAVHQVKMIRDAFIKADPKHAKQYKANSAQYIGKLMQLDKDIKRRVKTFKSKDFITFHPAWIYFARQYGLNQAAVIEETPGKEPSPSELGDIVKVCARIKAKAIFAEPQFSPKAAQVIADECGARVLMLDPMGKAPDYDYIKTMLANLDHMTKALGQK from the coding sequence GTGAAGACCCGATATAAATTCGTATTGTCGGCAATAGCCGTTCTGGCCGTTTTTATAGTGGCAGGCTGTGGCCACAAAACAGGAATGTATGCCGGTAAGATGCAGGTTGCGGCCAGCATCGGGCCGCTGGGGAATTTCGCGAAAGAGGTAGGCGGAGACTTGGTCGACGTCCATATACTTGTCCAGCCGGGAGCCAGCCCTCACACATACCAGCTCACAACCGACCAGATGGAGATGCTCAGCAAAGCGTCTGTGCTCGTACTGAATGGCGTCAGTCTCGAGTTCTGGGCTGACAAGGCTATTGATGCAGCCGATAACCCGAAGATGGTCGTTGTTAAAACGGCAGATGGGCTGCCGATCATAGACTCAGCAGAAGACCTTGACCACCCAGGCGGCAATCCGCATGTATGGCTTGACCCGATATGCGCGGTCCACCAGGTGAAAATGATACGAGACGCATTTATAAAAGCAGATCCAAAGCATGCAAAGCAATACAAAGCGAATTCGGCTCAATATATAGGCAAGCTCATGCAGCTTGATAAAGACATTAAGCGGCGAGTAAAGACTTTCAAATCAAAAGATTTTATAACGTTTCACCCTGCATGGATATACTTCGCCAGGCAATATGGACTCAACCAGGCGGCGGTAATTGAAGAGACTCCGGGCAAGGAACCGTCGCCGTCGGAGTTGGGTGACATAGTCAAGGTCTGTGCAAGAATTAAGGCAAAAGCTATATTTGCTGAGCCGCAATTTTCTCCAAAGGCCGCCCAAGTGATAGCCGACGAATGCGGTGCGCGGGTTTTAATGCTCGATCCGATGGGCAAAGCGCCTGACTATGACTACATAAAGACCATGCTTGCTAACCTCGATCATATGACAAAGGCGCTGGGCCAAAAATGA
- a CDS encoding metal ABC transporter ATP-binding protein: protein MSDFKHAVELTDITVKHNDIAIIDNVSLTINKGNFSAIIGPNGAGKTTLIKVILGLIKPDLGTVKIFDRPLDQLGELRSKIGYVPQIFTVDIKFPITVFETVLMGMYGRLGIGRRVGRSEREAAYAAMEKVGITDLKNRPIARLSGGQRQRVFIARALANNPDLLVLDEPTTGVDIAATGSLYTLLHELKSEGVTVLLVSHDVGVVAKYIDTLACLNRSLVAHCRPGEVECTDALKTMYGCDVAYLHHGDAPHIVVEEHE from the coding sequence ATGAGTGATTTCAAACATGCCGTCGAACTGACGGATATTACTGTTAAACATAACGATATAGCTATCATCGACAATGTGTCTCTGACTATAAACAAGGGCAATTTCTCAGCAATAATCGGGCCTAACGGCGCGGGCAAGACAACGCTGATCAAAGTCATCCTGGGCCTTATCAAACCCGACTTGGGGACTGTAAAAATTTTCGACAGGCCGCTGGACCAGTTGGGCGAACTGCGCTCCAAGATAGGCTATGTGCCTCAGATATTTACTGTCGACATAAAATTCCCGATTACAGTCTTCGAGACTGTGCTGATGGGTATGTACGGCAGACTAGGCATAGGCCGACGTGTAGGACGTTCGGAGCGTGAAGCCGCATATGCCGCGATGGAAAAAGTCGGGATAACCGATCTTAAGAACAGACCCATCGCCAGACTTTCCGGCGGGCAGAGGCAGCGCGTATTTATCGCAAGAGCGCTCGCAAATAACCCCGATTTACTGGTCCTCGATGAGCCGACCACAGGTGTAGATATAGCCGCTACAGGGAGTCTTTATACACTACTGCATGAGCTTAAAAGTGAGGGTGTCACGGTGCTGCTCGTCTCGCACGACGTTGGAGTTGTGGCAAAATATATAGACACACTGGCATGTCTTAACAGATCGCTGGTTGCGCACTGTAGGCCCGGTGAAGTCGAGTGTACTGATGCTCTCAAGACAATGTACGGCTGTGACGTAGCATATCTTCACCATGGCGACGCGCCGCACATTGTAGTGGAGGAGCACGAATGA
- a CDS encoding metal ABC transporter permease — MIDILNYSFMQRAMIAGTLIGALCAVVGVYVILRGMAFMGSGIAHSSLGGVAIGILFGVNPIWSAVVFSVLAGWGIAAASRKGHVKEDTAIGIMFVSGMALGILIIGLTHSYQVDLLSYLFGSITAVTVQDVWTTVVITVLVLGCVFVLYKDLMFVIFDPEMAEVTGMPAGKLYYLLITMIALTVVMSIKVVGIVLVSALIVTPAAAAYQLTESFKKMMALAVVFGIGSTIGGLLISDWLAIAPGASIVLLATLAFVVSAAFSPRRRRK, encoded by the coding sequence ATGATAGACATACTCAACTACTCTTTTATGCAGCGCGCAATGATCGCCGGAACGCTCATAGGGGCGTTGTGCGCGGTTGTCGGGGTCTATGTAATCCTGCGTGGAATGGCATTCATGGGTTCGGGAATTGCTCACAGCTCGCTCGGCGGGGTAGCTATAGGAATCCTTTTCGGGGTCAACCCTATCTGGAGCGCAGTCGTCTTTTCAGTGCTTGCGGGGTGGGGAATCGCAGCGGCGTCGCGCAAGGGGCATGTCAAGGAAGACACGGCAATCGGCATCATGTTCGTCTCGGGAATGGCGCTGGGGATTCTCATAATCGGGCTGACACACAGCTATCAGGTCGATCTCTTGAGCTATCTGTTCGGCAGCATTACTGCAGTGACTGTGCAGGATGTCTGGACGACAGTCGTAATCACAGTGCTCGTGCTCGGTTGTGTGTTCGTGCTGTATAAGGACCTCATGTTCGTAATATTTGATCCTGAGATGGCAGAGGTGACGGGCATGCCCGCCGGAAAGCTGTATTATCTGCTGATAACCATGATTGCTCTCACGGTGGTCATGTCTATCAAGGTGGTGGGAATAGTGCTGGTCTCAGCGCTGATAGTGACCCCCGCTGCCGCGGCCTATCAGTTGACCGAGAGTTTTAAGAAAATGATGGCTCTTGCGGTAGTGTTCGGGATCGGTTCGACAATCGGTGGATTGTTGATTTCCGATTGGCTGGCAATTGCGCCGGGCGCATCGATTGTCCTGCTTGCCACGCTTGCATTCGTTGTGTCCGCCGCATTCTCTCCGAGGCGCAGAAGGAAGTAA
- a CDS encoding HD domain-containing phosphohydrolase: MGIERAGRGGLHRVYEQTIDALVAAAGQRDRTAEGHSQRVTRYSAAIGKVLGLTCDEITDLKYAAGLHDIGKVAISRKIINKIGKLNNDEFAIMKQHSTIAIRILEKVDGLEFAVPLIKHHHERFDGRGYPDGLCGKDIPLGSRIISVAEAFDILTSDVPWRDAMDQESALCELEACAGTQFDPAIVEAFRTAITSGYVER; encoded by the coding sequence ATGGGCATCGAGCGCGCGGGTCGAGGCGGGTTGCATCGAGTTTACGAACAGACGATAGATGCGCTTGTTGCTGCCGCAGGGCAGCGTGACAGAACTGCAGAGGGGCACTCTCAAAGGGTGACTCGATATAGTGCGGCAATAGGAAAGGTATTGGGACTGACATGTGATGAGATCACAGATCTGAAATATGCCGCCGGTCTTCACGATATAGGCAAAGTAGCGATATCACGGAAGATCATCAACAAAATCGGCAAGCTCAACAATGATGAGTTTGCCATAATGAAGCAGCATTCCACCATAGCGATCCGGATTTTGGAGAAGGTAGACGGCCTAGAGTTTGCCGTTCCACTTATCAAGCACCACCATGAACGCTTTGACGGCAGGGGTTATCCCGATGGCCTTTGCGGTAAAGATATTCCTCTCGGCTCCCGTATTATTTCAGTTGCAGAAGCATTCGACATACTCACGTCGGATGTCCCCTGGCGCGATGCGATGGACCAGGAATCTGCGCTTTGCGAACTCGAAGCATGCGCCGGCACTCAATTCGACCCGGCAATTGTCGAAGCATTCCGCACCGCCATTACATCGGGTTATGTAGAGAGATAA